The Aspergillus luchuensis IFO 4308 DNA, chromosome 6, nearly complete sequence genome segment tagaataaCCAGATGGGCCGCATAACCGTGGGTTACGttattatgatattattagtttaaTGGATAAGGATTGTCATTTGATCTGGTGTAGTCATCATTGAGCGCATTTTGCCTGGCCACGCTAGTACAATGGCCTAGTGTCCGTAacattgttgttgatgaccTCATGACTCCAGATACTGCTCTATACCCCAAGCCTGTGCTTCCGTTCGCGGGTCGTTCTGAtggaaggagttggagacTTCTGCACACGTCTTGCTCAAAACCCTAGATTCCACCCCGTGCATTGAAGAAATCCGCGCTGCTATTACATCGCTGTGAGGTGATCAATGTAATCTCCGCGGGTCTGTATCAGATACTCAACATTCGCTCATAGTGTAAGGATCATTGACTTGAACTCGTACAATTATATAATTCCCAACAATGCTGGAACGGACTCGACCTACTGGCGGACAGTAGTATCCTCTGCTAGTACCCATCACACTCAAATATACCACCACAATGCGATTTCCTTACCAGTGGGCTTTATTTGCCACAAATACGTGGAAACACCTGGACTCCCCTTCATCCGTAGTCATAgctccttgtccttcagcTACAATAATCGGAGAGAGCGAGGACACGAATGTCCAGGTGTTCAAAGGCATTCCATATGCGAAGCCTCCCGTCGGCTCCCTTCGTCTTCGGCCTCCCGAACCAATAACCACGGACTTGGGCACCGTCCAAGCAACGGACTACCCTGCAGCATGTCCCCAGTTGGACAAAGCGGAGTCTCAATGTGTTCCCTTGCCGCCCAATGTTGCTTCTCTTGTGGGACCGACAATCCCGAAACCTCAAAGGATCAGTGAGGATTGTCTGACATTGAATATATGGCGACCAGCAGATGCTAAGCCAGATTCAAAGCTCCCGGTCCTCTTCTGGATCTATGGCGGTAGTTTTGAAGTCGGAAGCTCCATGGACCTTTCAGGGACGCCTATTGTCAATGAATCCATTAAGCAGTCTATGCCAATAATATTTGTTAGCGCCAATTACCGTCTGGGTGGTTTTGGATTTCTGCCCGGAAAAGAGGTGAAAGATGCTGGAGTGGGCAACCTCGGTCTGCAGGACCAGCGTCAGGCGCTGAAATGGGTGGCAGATAATATCGAGGCTTTTGGTGGTGATCCTGAAAAAGTGACAATCTGGGGTCAGTCTGCCGGTGCTCATTCAGTCTTCCATCAAATGGCACTGTACAATGGAGACATCACATATCATGAGAAACCCCTGTTCCGGGGAGGAATCATGAATTCTGGCAATACCTGGCCTGTCAATCCGGTGGATGGAAAGAGAGGTCAAGCGGTATATAATCAGGTTGTCGAAACGGCTGGCTGCTCCTCGGCTGATGATACCTTGTCCTGTCTGCGTGACTTGCCCTATGAGGACTTCCTTAAGGCTTCCAAGTCTGTCCCAAGTCGCTCGGGATATTATGCTCTTTCTCTATCCTATTTGCCCCGACCGGATGGCAAGGTGGTTACTGCGTCCCCTGACGAAGCCGCTAATACCGGAGCCTACGCCGAGGTACCATTTATTGTCGGGAAtccggaagatgatggatcagCAGTGATATTCAATCAGACCAATATTACCACACAAGCAGAAGTGAGCGACTACCTCCGGAACTATTACTTCTTGGACGCGAGCAAGGAGCAAATGGACGAATTCGTTTCCATctacgatgatgatgctgagtATGGTGCACCATTTcatacaccaccatcaaaTTCGCTGTATCCTCAATCCAAGCGTCTGGCTGCTATCCTGGCAGACGTCAGCGTCCTCCAAACCAGACGGTTTATTCTGTCCTACAACCAGAAGAAACGACCTAACAACGGAGCATGGTCGTTCATCACATCTATCTTTAAGGGTACTCCATTTCTGGGCACCTTCCATGGTAGCGAGTTGTATATTCGCGAGGTCTATGATATGCTTGTACAGAATTTCCCGGACCTTTTTACTGGAGATGCTGAAAGCATGGTGTCCTCGATGTGGTCATACTATCTCTCTTTCATAACCTATCAGGACCCAAATAAGAGCAACCATATTCTGCAGTGGCCGCAGTGGGCGGACAACGAGGAGCTGATGCATTTTGGCCGGGATAACGATAACATCATTGTGGATGACTTCCGAGCTAATGCTACAAAATTCATCGTTGAGAACGTTGATTATTTACGCCTCTGATAAGATGCTGccattaattctatattcaGATTTTTCACTTGACACTATCATATGGACACACGGGCGCTAGCTAAAAGTTGATTGGGTATGAAGTATATCATCTATTCTAGCACTTACGCTACAATCCATTCGATTACGAATAAGCGATGTCAAAAGTATTATTCTCCTTATATTCCACATTGGCAAGTAGTATCCTGTCTATATTTTCTGGTCCCAAAGCAGACCCGCATGTTGGATTGTGAGAGCCAATCAAATATGTCCCTTTTGGTGCACCTAAACTAGTAGAATATCGAACatgaggagggaaaggaagaagcaaaggggaaagagaaaagtacATATAAACAatgaaaattaaataagcaaagcaaaataaacataaaaaataaatagaattacaTCATATAATTCATTCATATATCTCTAAACACTGCtcattattatattatccttCCTTACTAAGACTGGTTGTTCTCAACTAGGAAAACGTTACTATTTTCATAATCTATATAAGCGTCAAGTTGCCTCGGCTTTGTCGATACCTGGTTACTTTCGTTTGGCAACAGGGTGCGTAGTGAACTATGGCTGGATGTTCGAATACCCTGTGGCAGGGGGTGTAGCGACTACAACATGATCACATGTGGCACTTAGGAAGCC includes the following:
- a CDS encoding uncharacterized protein (COG:T;~EggNog:ENOG410PJPI;~InterPro:IPR019819,IPR019826,IPR002018,IPR029058;~MEROPS:MER0030934;~PFAM:PF00135) — protein: MRFPYQWALFATNTWKHLDSPSSVVIAPCPSATIIGESEDTNVQVFKGIPYAKPPVGSLRLRPPEPITTDLGTVQATDYPAACPQLDKAESQCVPLPPNVASLVGPTIPKPQRISEDCLTLNIWRPADAKPDSKLPVLFWIYGGSFEVGSSMDLSGTPIVNESIKQSMPIIFVSANYRLGGFGFLPGKEVKDAGVGNLGLQDQRQALKWVADNIEAFGGDPEKVTIWGQSAGAHSVFHQMALYNGDITYHEKPLFRGGIMNSGNTWPVNPVDGKRGQAVYNQVVETAGCSSADDTLSCLRDLPYEDFLKASKSVPSRSGYYALSLSYLPRPDGKVVTASPDEAANTGAYAEVPFIVGNPEDDGSAVIFNQTNITTQAEVSDYLRNYYFLDASKEQMDEFVSIYDDDAEYGAPFHTPPSNSLYPQSKRLAAILADVSVLQTRRFILSYNQKKRPNNGAWSFITSIFKGTPFLGTFHGSELYIREVYDMLVQNFPDLFTGDAESMVSSMWSYYLSFITYQDPNKSNHILQWPQWADNEELMHFGRDNDNIIVDDFRANATKFIVENVDYLRL